The Paenibacillus macerans genome includes a window with the following:
- the cas5c gene encoding type I-C CRISPR-associated protein Cas5c, with amino-acid sequence MRNSVEFSVYGNYALFTDPLTKLGGEKLSYQVPTYQALKGIVESIYWKPTLIMIVDAVRVMNPIRMESKGIRPIDYSGGNTLANYTYLKDVHYQVRCHFEFNLNRPDMAFDRNEHKHHNILKRSVQAGGRRDIFLGTRECQGYVEPCVFGEGESFYDNYGEIHLGTMVHGINYPDETGRNQLEVRLWQPVMKNGIIDFLRPEACTQVRVISEMHPKAFDANNVESADQLLASWGEEGKQ; translated from the coding sequence ATCCGAAACTCGGTGGAATTCTCCGTATACGGGAATTACGCGTTGTTTACCGATCCGCTTACGAAACTTGGCGGTGAAAAGTTAAGTTATCAGGTTCCTACCTACCAGGCGCTCAAAGGGATCGTAGAGAGCATTTACTGGAAGCCCACCCTCATCATGATCGTTGACGCCGTCCGGGTAATGAATCCGATTCGAATGGAGTCGAAGGGGATCCGCCCCATTGACTATAGTGGCGGCAATACACTCGCTAACTATACCTACCTTAAAGATGTCCATTATCAAGTCAGATGTCACTTCGAATTCAACCTTAACCGCCCGGACATGGCCTTTGACCGTAACGAACATAAGCACCATAACATATTAAAACGCAGTGTTCAGGCGGGAGGCCGGCGAGATATTTTTCTTGGAACGCGAGAGTGCCAAGGATACGTTGAGCCATGCGTGTTCGGTGAAGGCGAGAGCTTTTACGACAACTACGGCGAAATTCACCTGGGTACGATGGTGCATGGCATTAACTATCCGGATGAAACCGGCAGAAATCAACTGGAGGTCCGATTGTGGCAACCGGTGATGAAAAATGGAATCATTGATTTCTTAAGACCGGAGGCATGTACGCAGGTTCGCGTGATTTCGGAGATGCACCCAAAAGCTTTTGATGCGAACAATGTAGAATCGGCAGATCAATTGTTGGCCAGTTGGGGAGAGGAGGGAAAACAA
- a CDS encoding CRISPR-associated helicase/endonuclease Cas3 — protein sequence MEYIAHIRESDRENQLLETHLLGVKNLAESFGAKLGIGHITGLAGILHDMGKFTKAFLDYLIEAVNHPEAPPKRGSVDHSTAGGRLLYDLYHKGRIEREKGILAEIVGNAIISHHSYLHDYLDPNLEFPYLRRVRDKGDITDYDESVRLFFEKVMSEEEFQRYVDRAVKELKEYLSVPSSFSTEAKCMFLTKFVFSALIDADRTDTRRFEDKVEDREEASSPAKELFQSYYNKLMAEIQSLANRSGSNSLINQLRSEMSEQCDRFADKPSGIYTLSIPTGGGKTLASLRYALKHAITFGKKHIIYILPYTTIIEQNAAEVRRILQDDAHILEHHSNVIEETDQDDEVDDGLMNIRQKLKLAKDNWDSPVIFTTMVQFLNVFYAKGSRNIRRLHNLSESVIIFDEVQKVPVSCVSLFNEALNFLKDFCRSSMVLCTATQPALDFVEHRLHINPDAEIIQDLNLVIESFKRVEIKDEAANEIYTNEKLTDFILSKLDEKRNVLIILNTKSVVKDLYRKLLATLQDIPVYHLSTSMCAAHRKHILGKIRDHLKHHEKIICISTPLIEAGVDVSFECVIRSLAGLDSIAQAAGRCNRHGEDPLQQVYVIDHAEENLKHLKEIKKGKEITKQMLVDLQRESTSHGGHLLSVQAMTYYFQRFYSDVKPLLNFHVSKLDVSMTRLLFAGLQENKFFQEYYGNHRNRPPLFLLNSYRTAAEHFQVIEDLTKPVIVPYGEGKEIIAELNGAERIDDFGRLMRQAQQFTINLFSYELEKLDNNSGLESCLDGQIRVLKDGAYSEEYGLDLENESWTGVDIF from the coding sequence ATGGAATACATAGCCCATATACGTGAGAGTGACCGGGAAAACCAATTGCTTGAAACGCATTTGCTTGGGGTCAAGAATTTAGCCGAATCTTTTGGTGCTAAGCTTGGAATCGGGCATATTACCGGCCTGGCTGGAATCCTTCATGATATGGGGAAGTTCACGAAGGCATTTCTGGATTATCTCATCGAAGCGGTGAATCATCCGGAGGCTCCGCCAAAGCGAGGAAGCGTGGATCACTCCACAGCAGGCGGGCGGCTTCTGTACGACTTATATCATAAAGGCCGGATTGAACGGGAAAAAGGAATCCTAGCGGAAATCGTAGGCAACGCGATCATATCCCATCACTCTTATTTACATGATTATCTGGATCCGAATTTGGAATTTCCCTATTTGCGACGGGTCAGAGACAAGGGTGATATTACGGACTATGACGAGAGTGTTCGGTTATTCTTTGAAAAGGTCATGAGCGAAGAGGAGTTTCAGCGCTATGTTGATCGGGCCGTAAAGGAACTAAAGGAGTATTTATCGGTCCCCTCTTCGTTTAGTACGGAAGCCAAATGCATGTTTCTAACCAAATTCGTATTCAGCGCTCTAATTGACGCGGATCGCACCGATACCCGGCGCTTTGAAGACAAGGTAGAGGACCGAGAGGAGGCGTCTTCTCCGGCCAAAGAGCTCTTTCAAAGCTATTACAATAAATTGATGGCTGAGATCCAATCTTTGGCCAATCGATCCGGATCCAACTCCCTCATTAATCAACTAAGAAGCGAAATGTCCGAGCAGTGTGACCGATTTGCGGACAAACCATCCGGTATTTACACGTTATCCATCCCTACGGGAGGCGGGAAAACCTTGGCCAGTCTCCGGTATGCCTTGAAGCACGCGATTACTTTTGGCAAAAAACATATCATTTATATACTTCCATATACCACGATTATTGAACAGAACGCTGCCGAGGTGCGAAGAATTTTGCAGGATGACGCCCATATCTTAGAGCATCATTCCAACGTGATCGAAGAAACGGATCAAGACGATGAGGTGGACGATGGGCTTATGAACATACGGCAAAAGTTGAAGTTGGCCAAGGATAACTGGGATTCCCCGGTGATTTTCACCACCATGGTGCAATTTTTAAATGTGTTTTATGCCAAAGGCAGCAGAAATATCCGGAGACTGCACAATCTTAGCGAGTCTGTGATTATTTTTGATGAAGTACAGAAGGTCCCTGTGTCCTGTGTATCTTTATTCAATGAGGCATTGAATTTTCTCAAGGATTTTTGCCGTTCCAGTATGGTGTTATGCACGGCCACCCAGCCTGCTCTAGATTTTGTAGAGCACCGGCTCCATATCAATCCGGATGCGGAGATAATTCAAGATCTGAACCTTGTAATTGAGTCATTTAAGCGTGTGGAAATCAAGGATGAAGCTGCTAATGAAATATACACGAACGAAAAGCTGACCGATTTTATCCTGAGCAAACTGGATGAAAAACGTAATGTTTTGATCATTTTAAACACGAAATCCGTGGTAAAGGACTTGTACCGGAAGCTTCTTGCAACGCTTCAAGATATACCTGTTTACCACCTGAGTACGTCAATGTGCGCGGCACACCGGAAGCATATCTTGGGCAAAATTAGAGATCACCTCAAGCATCACGAGAAAATCATCTGTATCAGTACGCCTCTAATTGAAGCGGGGGTCGACGTCAGCTTTGAATGCGTGATTCGTTCGCTGGCTGGATTGGACTCTATTGCTCAAGCGGCCGGAAGATGCAACAGACATGGGGAAGATCCCTTGCAGCAGGTTTACGTGATAGATCATGCGGAAGAAAACTTAAAGCATTTGAAGGAGATCAAGAAGGGGAAGGAGATCACCAAGCAGATGCTTGTTGACTTGCAGCGTGAATCAACAAGCCACGGTGGACACCTTTTGTCGGTTCAAGCCATGACCTATTACTTTCAGCGTTTTTACTCGGACGTCAAGCCATTATTGAATTTCCACGTTTCAAAGTTGGATGTGAGCATGACGCGATTGCTTTTCGCAGGACTTCAAGAAAATAAATTTTTTCAGGAGTATTACGGCAACCATCGTAACCGCCCTCCACTGTTCCTGTTAAACAGCTATCGAACAGCCGCGGAGCATTTTCAGGTCATTGAAGATTTAACTAAGCCGGTGATTGTACCCTATGGAGAAGGCAAAGAGATTATCGCCGAGTTAAACGGGGCCGAGCGTATTGATGATTTTGGTAGATTGATGCGGCAGGCGCAGCAGTTTACTATTAATCTCTTTTCTTATGAATTGGAGAAACTTGACAACAACAGTGGTCTGGAAAGTTGTCTCGACGGACAGATACGGGTACTGAAAGACGGCGCTTATAGCGAAGAGTATGGGCTGGACCTGGAAAATGAAAGTTGGACGGGTGTAGATATATTTTAA
- a CDS encoding DNA adenine methylase, whose amino-acid sequence MAIMNVPTLTNFKEQELHRTLSYPRLRYMGSKYKLIPYLASILANLPFHTVLDAFSGSGVVSYALKEMGKQVTSNDFLSFSSTIAKAVVENSNVTLSNEDIDLLIAPNRDGRHFIADTFKGLYFPQEDHEFLDSVWSHLDQMPEYKRELAISAMCLAAARKQPRGVFTITDFRYDDGRRNLRTPLKDLFLEAVDEYNQVVFDNGQKNDSICSDILEVENTNYDLVYFDPPYAPPKDDADYIKRYHFLEGLSVYWQGLEIMENTKSKKIPKRYTPFAYKRAVSDALLKLFTKFKDSIIVLSYSSNSVPSEKELYDILKQVKNDVQVFSVPHTYSFGTHESATRRKVEEYIFVAR is encoded by the coding sequence ATGGCAATCATGAATGTCCCTACACTTACTAACTTCAAGGAACAAGAGCTACATAGGACGTTGAGTTATCCAAGACTTCGGTATATGGGGTCAAAATACAAGTTGATCCCATACTTAGCTTCGATATTAGCCAATCTTCCTTTCCACACCGTGTTGGATGCGTTCAGTGGAAGTGGCGTCGTTTCGTATGCTCTGAAAGAAATGGGAAAGCAAGTTACTTCAAACGACTTCTTGTCCTTTTCTTCTACCATCGCAAAAGCCGTTGTGGAAAATTCCAATGTCACACTGAGCAATGAGGATATAGACCTTCTGATCGCACCAAACCGGGATGGCCGTCATTTCATAGCAGATACATTCAAGGGACTTTATTTTCCACAAGAAGATCATGAATTTCTGGACTCTGTTTGGTCCCATCTTGACCAAATGCCTGAATATAAAAGAGAGCTTGCCATCTCAGCCATGTGTCTGGCGGCTGCGCGGAAGCAACCGCGTGGGGTATTCACCATTACTGATTTCCGCTATGACGATGGGCGCAGGAATCTGCGTACTCCGCTGAAGGATTTGTTTTTAGAGGCTGTGGACGAGTACAATCAGGTGGTTTTTGATAACGGGCAAAAAAATGATTCCATATGCTCCGATATCTTGGAGGTAGAAAATACGAATTATGATCTCGTCTACTTCGATCCTCCTTATGCACCACCTAAGGATGATGCTGACTATATCAAACGATACCACTTCTTGGAGGGGCTTTCGGTCTATTGGCAAGGGCTTGAAATCATGGAGAATACGAAAAGCAAAAAGATTCCTAAGCGTTATACTCCTTTTGCATACAAGCGGGCTGTTAGCGATGCACTGCTCAAGCTGTTTACAAAATTTAAGGATAGTATCATCGTACTGTCTTATAGCTCAAATTCCGTACCTTCTGAAAAGGAATTATATGATATTTTGAAACAAGTTAAGAACGATGTTCAGGTTTTTTCGGTTCCTCATACTTACTCCTTTGGCACCCATGAGAGCGCAACTCGACGAAAGGTAGAGGAATACATTTTTGTTGCGCGGTGA
- a CDS encoding DNA modification methylase produces the protein MLTSILSYSNRGKWGKADYPGNCSGHVIYELLEHYKPKQFVEVFAGGGTGKDVAIELGFWNSVHLDLNPLWGGWNALKDEVPINSDFIFSHPPYYNIILYSGSVWGQKSEDDLSRAYSYKDFINKLDLVNEKLFKSLLPGGRLAVLVGDFRRNGIYYSIIKDMRYFGQLEAHLIKIQHNCNSFRRKYKGNFIPIVHEHLLIFQK, from the coding sequence ATGTTAACAAGTATCTTATCCTACTCAAACAGAGGAAAGTGGGGAAAGGCCGACTATCCTGGCAACTGTTCGGGGCATGTAATTTATGAGTTGCTCGAACACTATAAACCGAAGCAATTTGTTGAGGTGTTTGCAGGGGGCGGAACAGGTAAAGATGTCGCAATCGAGTTAGGTTTTTGGAATTCCGTTCATTTGGATCTGAATCCACTGTGGGGTGGTTGGAACGCGTTAAAAGATGAAGTTCCCATTAATTCTGACTTTATTTTTAGTCATCCCCCGTACTACAATATCATTTTGTATTCCGGCTCAGTTTGGGGCCAAAAATCAGAAGATGATCTTTCTCGCGCATACAGCTATAAAGATTTCATCAATAAGCTGGATCTTGTGAATGAGAAACTATTCAAAAGCTTGTTGCCTGGGGGAAGGCTAGCGGTCCTTGTAGGTGATTTCAGAAGGAATGGTATCTACTACTCCATTATTAAAGATATGAGATATTTCGGGCAACTGGAAGCGCATTTGATCAAAATACAACATAACTGTAATTCATTCAGAAGAAAGTATAAAGGCAATTTCATTCCTATTGTTCACGAACATCTGTTGATTTTTCAAAAGTGA
- a CDS encoding sigma-70 family RNA polymerase sigma factor: MEEHVQRIYFEGKKFVKYYNKEYFEEVIQEGKIGLFEAYKKYDPHRYNVKFWSFAWRRVQGRMIDYIDRHSNFLKPGRTIARLANKIKKLDMVNWNAIEIAEAIDESTIQVNKALEFLRIKYVDSLNRIVNDDRGKNLELGDLLPTPFNYFETTEDNLWNSLNEDEQQYLNYKLQGYDVKKLQRAMHLTYEKQNEIETSLKYKARELFNNLESNAEEVRCMSSSQDKAILTKALYLKHKKSKMHDKDVCEKYSISRGNLVKLKASWGVSDPRSANMKQKTLAIASPPKNPVIHLSTIDGDTNTNQINALKEKISQLEGQLRETEEKLKMCENEREALWKIQDILRARFIV; this comes from the coding sequence TTGGAAGAGCATGTACAGCGTATATACTTTGAAGGGAAGAAATTTGTAAAATATTATAATAAAGAGTACTTTGAAGAGGTAATACAGGAAGGAAAAATCGGGTTGTTTGAGGCGTATAAAAAATATGATCCACATCGATATAATGTGAAGTTTTGGAGCTTTGCATGGCGGCGAGTACAGGGACGTATGATTGACTATATTGATAGGCATTCTAATTTTCTCAAGCCAGGTCGAACTATTGCAAGATTAGCAAATAAAATTAAAAAATTGGATATGGTTAATTGGAATGCTATAGAAATCGCAGAAGCTATAGATGAGTCTACTATTCAAGTTAATAAAGCTCTAGAATTCCTTAGAATAAAATATGTTGATTCTTTAAATCGGATTGTAAACGACGATCGTGGAAAAAACTTAGAATTAGGCGATTTACTTCCAACTCCATTTAATTATTTTGAAACAACGGAAGATAATTTATGGAATAGTCTCAATGAAGATGAGCAACAGTATTTAAACTATAAATTACAAGGGTACGACGTTAAAAAGTTACAACGCGCAATGCATCTTACATATGAGAAACAAAATGAAATCGAGACATCCTTAAAATATAAAGCGAGAGAATTATTTAATAACTTGGAGAGTAATGCGGAGGAGGTTAGATGCATGTCAAGTAGTCAAGATAAAGCAATTTTAACAAAGGCGCTATATTTAAAACATAAGAAAAGTAAAATGCACGACAAAGATGTTTGTGAAAAATATAGTATTTCAAGGGGGAATTTGGTTAAACTTAAAGCTAGTTGGGGTGTTTCTGATCCTAGAAGTGCTAATATGAAACAAAAGACATTAGCTATAGCATCTCCTCCCAAGAATCCAGTAATTCATTTGAGCACTATAGATGGAGATACCAATACAAATCAAATTAACGCACTGAAAGAAAAGATTTCTCAGTTAGAAGGACAACTAAGGGAAACCGAAGAAAAGTTGAAAATGTGTGAAAATGAACGAGAGGCATTATGGAAGATTCAAGACATTTTAAGAGCAAGATTCATTGTGTGA